From one Triticum aestivum cultivar Chinese Spring chromosome 4B, IWGSC CS RefSeq v2.1, whole genome shotgun sequence genomic stretch:
- the LOC123093973 gene encoding probable methyltransferase TARBP1 — translation MICVLSSYVEEDIVEKVTSTVHTCLYRNNLPAVRQYLETFAILIYLKFPTLAEAQLVPIFHDHGMRQQALSSYVFIAANVILHSGELVVQRKHLNQLLPPIISFLTSHHHSLRSFTQLLVHTVFSKLWHILQLESSENPSIERRCFQDLKKYLAENTDCARLRVSIEGFLDVFDPDISGTPPGIFTARIESSGFECVPVSVLERVNNFLNDVREELRHSMIKDSATIKNEGLAVRKHEEGTEEKIVASQDFQKKIIPHRDLEQAASSNGAVMGNNDISRLLFEMEEDDDTFNLAVESRKEAAETVRQSRQDLIVVASLVERIPNLAGLTRTCEIFRAGGLAVEDMGVVQDKQFRLISVTAEKWVPMVEVPAESMRAFLQRKRAEGYTVVGLEQTANSVALDEFVFPAKTVVVLGREKEGIPVDIIQEAVDVCVEIPQLGVVRSLNVHVSAAIAIWDYTRQQRVRSSSSSSSL, via the exons atgatatgtgttttgtcaAGCTATGTAGAGGAAGACATAGTTGAGAAAGTGACATCTACTGTTCACACCTGTCTTTAT AGAAATAACCTACCTGCTGTCCGGCAGTACTTGGAGACGTTTGCTATACTTATTTACTTAAAATTTCCAACACTG GCTGAAGCACAGCTTGTTCCTATTTTTCATGACCACGGAATGCGACAACAG GCACTATCTTCATATGTTTTTATAGCAGCAAACGTGATCCTCCATTCAGGGGAGCTGGTTGTCCAGAGAAAGCATCTTAATCAACTGCTTCctccaataatttcattcttaacatcCCATCATCACAGTCTACGTAGTTTCACTCAG CTACTTGTCCACACTGTTTTTTCCAAGTTGTGGCATATTTTGCAACTAGAAAGCTCAGAAAATCCATCCATCGAGAGGAGGTGCTTTCAAGATTTGAAGAAGTATCTGGCAGAGAATACCGACTGCGCAAG GCTAAGAGTTTCAATCGAAGGTTTCCTTGATGTTTTTGATCCTGATATATCTGGGACTCCACCGGGAATATTTACAGCTCGCATTGAG TCGTCTGGCTTTGAATGTGTTCCTGTGTCGGTGTTGGAGCGAGTAAATAACTTTTTGAAC GACGTGAGGGAGGAGCTGAGGCATTCTATGATAAAGGATTCAGCAACAATCAAGAACGAGGGCCTGGCGGTGAGAAAACACGAGGAGGGCACCGAAGAGAAGATAGTAGCCAGTCAAGATTTCCAGAAGAAGATCATACCCCACCGGGACTTGGAGCAAGCAGCGAGCAGCAACGGCGCGGTCATGGGCAACAACGACATCTCACGACTGCTCTTCGAGATGGAGGAAGACGACGACACGTTCAACCTGGCGGTGGAGTcgaggaaggaggcggcggagacggTGAGGCAGAGTCGGCAGGATCTGATCGTGGTGGCGTCGCTGGTGGAGCGGATCCCGAACCTGGCGGGGCTGACCCGGACGTGCGAGATATTcagggcgggcgggctggcggTGGAGGACATGGGGGTGGTCCAGGACAAGCAGTTCCGGCTGATCAGCGTGACGGCGGAGAAGTGGGTGCCGATGGTGGAGGTGCCGGCGGAGAGCATGAGGGCGTTCTTGCAGAGGAAGCGGGCGGAGGGGTACACGGTGGTGGGGCTGGAGCAGACGGCCAACAGCGTGGCGCTGGACGAGTTTGTGTTCCCGGCCAAGACGGTGGTGGTGCTGGGCAGGGAGAAGGAAGGGATCCCGGTGGACATCATCCAGGAGGCGGTGGACGTGTGCGTCGAGATCCCGCAGCTTGGCGTCGTCCGGTCACTCAACGTACATGtcagc